In the genome of Streptomyces aquilus, the window GCGAAGGCCCAGCAGCGGGTGCGCGCCAAGCTGCGCAAGCTGACCTCGCTGGGCGTCGAACGGCACGTCGTCGAGCCGGACGAGGTCGACAAGGCACTGCGCCGGCTGCTGGAACTGCACCAGCTCCAGTGGCAGGGCCGGAAGGTGACGAGCGAGCACCTGCGGCCCCGGTTCCGGGACCATCTGGTGCGCTCGGTCGGGCCGATGGTGGCGGAGGGCGACGCGGTCGTCACCGAGTTCCGGCTGGACGACGACGTGGTGGCCGTCGACCTGACCCTGCTGTCGCGGCGGCTGGCGGGCGGCTATCTGTACGGCGCCCATCCGTGCCTGCGCGAGCGCAAGGCGGACGTGGCGGTGATGCTGCTGGACGCGTGCACCGGGCATGCCCGCGGCACGCTGAGCCTGCTGCGCGGCAACGAGCCGTACAAGCACCACTGGAAGCCCGAACCGGCCGTCAACCAGCGGCTGCTGCTGGCCCGCCGGCGCACCGCCCCGCTGCTGGCGGCCGCGCTGTGCGACGTCGCGGCCCGCCGGCACGGCAAGGAGGTGCTGCGCCGGTGGCGGGAACGCGGCGGTGGCGGCGGATCGTGAACGACCCGCCGCCACCGGGACCGCTGTCCGTCACCGGCTGCGCGACCACCAGTCGAAGCGCATGCACAGCTTCCCGCCGATCCAGTACTCGACCCACTCGCCCAGGTCCATCGGCGAACAGTTGGGCGGGGTGGTCGGGGTGGGATCGGGAGTGGGGTCGGGGGTCGGCTCGGGCGTCGGGTCGACCGGCGTCGTCGGCTCCCCGGGAGTGCGGCCGAAGAGGATCGAGCGGTAGACGTCGGACGCCTTCGGGTTGTCCTCGCACTGCCAGACGCCGTGCGGGCAGTAGTCGGTCAGCGTGTTGTACAGCGGCTTGTGCTCGTCCATCCACGCGAGCATGCGCCGCATGTATTCGGCGTTGTCACCGTTGCGGAAGAGTCCCCATTCAGGATAGGAAATTGCCTTGCCGTGGGATTTGGCGAAATCCACGTGCTCCTGAAGTCCGTAAGGCTCTTTCACCTGCTGGTCGAACGAGAGACCTTCCGGCTGGTCGTACGAGTCCATGCCGATGATGTCGACCGTGGCGTCGCCCGGATAACACTGCGTCCAGGCAATCGCGTCCCGGCCCCGGCTGGGCGTGAAATCGAAGCGGAATTTCTGGCCCGGCACCGAACGCATGGTGGTGACGATCCTGTTCCAGTACGTCTTCCAGGCCTCCGGGTCCGGCCCGCAGCGATGGGTGTACGTGATGCCGTTCATCTCCCAGCCGAGCACGATCACCGTGTCCGGCACGTTCAGCTCGACCAGCCGCTCGGCGAGGCGGCGGAAGTGATGGTCGAACTGTCCCGCCGCGCCCCGGCGCAGCAGCAGCCGCACCTCGGCGTCGGAGACGTGGTCCTCGTTGCGCTCCAGCATGGGGACGTTGAGGACGAACATCCGGTCGTTCTTCTCGTTGCGCCAGTCCGCCCACACGTCGAGGAAGCCGGGGGCGCCCTCGATGTTGCTCCAGCGGTCGCCGGGCAGATAGGTGTGGCCGACGCGCAGTTCGGTGCCGCCCAGCCAGCGGCTGAGCTCGGCCATCCGGGCCACTCCGCGCGGGCCGTAGTCGAGGTAGGCGCCGAAGGCGGGCACCTCGGGGGCCGGCTTGGTCTCGGGTTCGACGACGGGGTCGGCGGGCGGGGACGACTCCGCCGGGGCCGCGGGGACCGCGGGCGTGGGAGCGGGCGGATCGGCGGCCCCCACCCCCGCGGCGAATCCGGGCCCCACGGCCAGGGCGGCGGACGCGGCGGTCGCCACCGCGATGAACGCCAGCCGACCGGTCCGGGCCCTTCGCTGCTGTGAGTCCATGCCTGCTCCTTTCTCACTCTCGCGCTCTGGGGACAGGTGAAACGCGTTACCTGACACTCAGTCATATGAATATGAACGACGCCACCGTGCTTACGGCTTTCGGGTGGCCCACTCGCCCGCACGGGTGAAACGACCGAAGGAATTGAATCCGTGTCGCTGTTCGACACCCGCGTCCCCGCCGTTCTGCTGCGGATCGACCGGAATCCCTTTCACCACGGAACGCTGGGAGCCGTGCGCTCGCTCGGCCGGGCCGGAGTGGAGGTGCATGTGATCGCGGATTCCACCGGAAGCCCGGTGTCCCGGTCGCGTTTTGTACGGCAGATGCATCCGCCGCCGCCACCGGGCGCGCCCGCCGCCGACATCGCCGTCGCCCTGCGCCGGATCGCCGCCCGGGTCGCGCGCCCGGCGGTACTGATCCCGATGGACGACGCGAGCGCGGTCGCGGTGAGCCGGCTGCGGGCGGAGCTGGCGCCCTCCTATCTGCTGCCGGCGACGCCGGGTCCGCTGGCCGAGCGGGTCGCCGACAAGGCGGAACTGGCCGCGCTGTGCGCGTCCGTGGACGTGCCGCACCCGCTGACGCTGATCC includes:
- a CDS encoding GNAT family N-acetyltransferase, with translation MTYTTELVTDDTVFAALAPDWTRLYRRCSAATPFQSHAWLHSWWLSYGRRGRLRVLVVRDPDGLVAAAPLMRVHRPVPSLVPLGGAISDYGDVLLDDERGEEAVAALAGGLAAAARTALVDLREVRPGGAAERLYDHWPGPRHRVDDSLCLELPAVPMGELIARLPSAKAQQRVRAKLRKLTSLGVERHVVEPDEVDKALRRLLELHQLQWQGRKVTSEHLRPRFRDHLVRSVGPMVAEGDAVVTEFRLDDDVVAVDLTLLSRRLAGGYLYGAHPCLRERKADVAVMLLDACTGHARGTLSLLRGNEPYKHHWKPEPAVNQRLLLARRRTAPLLAAALCDVAARRHGKEVLRRWRERGGGGGS
- a CDS encoding glycoside hydrolase family 26 protein; the encoded protein is MDSQQRRARTGRLAFIAVATAASAALAVGPGFAAGVGAADPPAPTPAVPAAPAESSPPADPVVEPETKPAPEVPAFGAYLDYGPRGVARMAELSRWLGGTELRVGHTYLPGDRWSNIEGAPGFLDVWADWRNEKNDRMFVLNVPMLERNEDHVSDAEVRLLLRRGAAGQFDHHFRRLAERLVELNVPDTVIVLGWEMNGITYTHRCGPDPEAWKTYWNRIVTTMRSVPGQKFRFDFTPSRGRDAIAWTQCYPGDATVDIIGMDSYDQPEGLSFDQQVKEPYGLQEHVDFAKSHGKAISYPEWGLFRNGDNAEYMRRMLAWMDEHKPLYNTLTDYCPHGVWQCEDNPKASDVYRSILFGRTPGEPTTPVDPTPEPTPDPTPDPTPTTPPNCSPMDLGEWVEYWIGGKLCMRFDWWSRSR